The genomic interval AGATTTATCAAACCTTATTAAACACATCCATAATTTTGATCTAATTCCCGGCGCAGGTGGGAACTTTAAATTTGCCAATATCAATTATCTGCAAAAATTAAAATTTATAAAAGCATTTAAAGAAATTTCTGAAAACTATGATTATACAATACTGGATTTAGGCGCTGGTATTGACCGGGTTACACTGGATTTTGCATTGACAGCCGATTATACGACAATTGTTACAACACCCGAAGATATACAAACAGGGTATGGTTGTGCCAAAGCAGCTGCCGAAAGATTGAATGAAAATGAAAAGCGGCTTTCATCAAAAAACAGGGATTATATTAGAGTGCATCAATTCTCGCCATTCTTTATATTTAACAAAGCTAAGAAAAACCAGGCATCTAATATTTTTAGCGGTGTACGCCGTGCTGCAGAAGTCTCAAAATCTAAAGATGATATTAGGTTAAAGCCAAGGTTCCTTGGCAGTGTTCCGCCAGATTATAAATTGGTTGGAAGATCATATTCTGAATACCATACCCCAATCAGTGAAGCTTATCCGACAAGTGAAATGGCAAAAAG from Calditrichota bacterium carries:
- a CDS encoding AAA family ATPase, giving the protein METKKYTGKIISTISNKGGVGKTISSIEIANILGKARKKVLLIDTDMNTGDISIKLKLRNEVTLLEFFEKKETDLSNLIKHIHNFDLIPGAGGNFKFANINYLQKLKFIKAFKEISENYDYTILDLGAGIDRVTLDFALTADYTTIVTTPEDIQTGYGCAKAAAERLNENEKRLSSKNRDYIRVHQFSPFFIFNKAKKNQASNIFSGVRRAAEVSKSKDDIRLKPRFLGSVPPDYKLVGRSYSEYHTPISEAYPTSEMAKSYKEIAHFFLSLDNNNGFHHIHKKSPIDKILSLFKNEKEPVPELEY